From Erigeron canadensis isolate Cc75 chromosome 8, C_canadensis_v1, whole genome shotgun sequence, one genomic window encodes:
- the LOC122579163 gene encoding uncharacterized protein LOC122579163 — MEEEGTKVRLVRCPKCENLLPELTEYAVYQCGGCGAVLRGKQSTPASEKRPVEISDNESGKRVEPSMKEKVSLESSSRIEGEHDEFGVGRRKGRTPREKIPHFTASSSSRKEKRGIFTDSDQSRRRRLDFDQSKYDVSSESQELGHPYGPIRSRPVGIHRNASTVEKGRFGNLPYSNDGPSSSHLSCFNSFGDHNTNHDGLHEPSRVHDLENDRAELLKKLDELRSQLSRSCTMAENPNGRLNNPYPWQHQPPLMPRQPQHHQYLPRTYHDPFGYNQEPILHRSSCSCSQCYNMNWQPIPPNVRPLPSFNSQPEHMTYGPCQLPRRHLGSLDFGNGSFGRRYPRRRVILSHGGEHVSRPVLGGAPFISCCNCFELLKIPKKLTLLEKNSPKMMRCAVCSALISLRLEDKKIIASVSSPIIPNTKKKSNISPHSSLDYDKIGYNFQLTDTEPNLSTSGAEKSEEQSPDSVIESQNGNLSKIQNNEFTKSQRTDQERVIVDQSVHNKKSLKDALVATEIDVSLTEYLNCDVSREDDQSRNKKGGNDSFFAGLIKKRLKDFSRSSSGVDKLRSDVFVNGHLLTDRKVKKAEKLAGPIHPGEYWYDSLAGFWGVMNQPCLGIIPPFIEEFDHPLPKNCAAGNTGVFVNGRELNQKDLDLLAGRGLPTTKDRSYIIDISGKVIDEDTNEELEGLGKLAPTVERVKHGFGMKVPKTISK; from the exons ATGGAGGAAGAAGGTACAAAGGTGAGACTGGTTCGTTGCCCTAAATGTGAAAATCTTCTTCCTGAGCTGACTGAGTATGCTGTGTACCAGTGTGGAGGTTGTGGTGCAGTTCTTAGAG GAAAACAGTCGACTCCAGCCAGTGAAAAAAGACCAGTAGAAATATCGGATAATGAAAGTGGTAAAAGGGTGGAACCATCCATGAAAGAAAAAGTTAGTCTAGAGTCTAGTTCTCGAATTGAGGGAGAACATGATGAATTTGGGGTTGGTAGAAGAAAGGGTAGAACACCGCGTGAAAAAATTCCACACTTCACTGCTAGCTCTTCATCTAGAAAAGAGAAACGTGGGATTTTCACTGATTCTGATCAAAGTAGGAGAAGAAGGCTTGATTTTGACCAAAGCAAATATGATGTGTCAAGTGAATCTCAAGAACTTGGACACCCATATGGACCCATTAGGTCAAGGCCGGTCGGGATTCATAGAAATGCAAGTACAGTTGAAAAGGGTAGATTTGGAAATTTACCATATTCAAATGATGGTCCTTCGAGTTCTCACTTAAGTTGCTTTAATAGCTTTGGTGATCATAACACAAACCATGATGGTTTACACGAGCCCTCGAGGGTTCATGATTTAGAAAATGATAGAGCAGAACTTCTTAAGAAGCTTGATGAGTTAAGATCTCAACTTAGCAGATCATGCACTATGGCCGAAAACCCAAATGGACGATTAAACAATCCATATCCCTGGCAACATCAACCTCCACTGATGCCACGCCAGCCCCAACATCATCAATATTTACCTCGAACATACCATGATCCTTTTGGTTATAATCAAGAACCGATTCTTCACCGATCCTCATGCTCTTGTTCACAATGTTACAACATGAACTGGCAGCCAATTCCTCCAAATGTACGTCCTCTTCCCTCTTTTAACAGTCAACCTGAACATATGACTTACGGTCCCTGCCAGCTGCCACGTCGTCATTTAGGTTCTCTTGATTTTGGAAATGGTAGTTTTGGTAGAAGATATCCACGAAGAAGGGTGATTCTAAGTCATGGAGGTGAACATGTGTCTCGTCCTGTATTGGGTGGAGCCCCATTTATAAGCTGTTGTAATTGTTTTGAGTTGCTGAAAATACCTAAAAAGCTTACACTGTTGGAAAAGAATAGTCCCAAGATGATGAGATGTGCAGTTTGTTCTGCTTTAATATCATTGAGACTTGAGGATAAGAAAATCATTGCTTCAGTTTCTTCACCTATTATACCAAACACAAAGAAAAAGTCAAACATAAGCCCTCATAGCTCTCTTGATTATGATAAAATTGGCTATAATTTTCAGTTGACAGATACTGAACCAAATTTATCAACCAGTGGAGCTGAAAAGAGTGAGGAGCAAAGCCCTGACAGTGTAATAGAAAGTCAAAATGGAAATTTGAGTAAAATTCAAAACAACGAGTTTACTAAAAGTCAAAGAACCGATCAAGAAAGGGTGATTGTTGATCAGTCTGTACACAATAAGAAATCTTTGAAAGATGCATTGGTTGCCACTGAGATAGATGTTTCTTTAACCGAGTATTTGAATTGCGATGTTAGTAGAGAAGATGATCAATCAAGGAACAAAAAAGGAGGGAATGATTCTTTTTTTGCGGGTTTGATAAAAAAGAGACTTAAAGACTTTTCAAGATCAAGCAGTGGTGTAGACAAGTTAAGGTCTGATGTTTTTGTGAATGGACATCTCTTGACCGATCGGAAAGTAAAAAAGGCTGAGAAGTTAGCAGGGCCGATTCATCCAGGAGAGTACTG GTATGATTCCTTAGCTGGATTCTGGGGAGTGATGAACCAGCCTTGCCTTGGCATTATCCCT CCATTTATCGAAGAATTTGACCATCCACTGCCTAAAAACTGTGCTGCTGGGAACACAGGAGTTTTTGTGAATGGGCGAGAACTTAACCAGAAAGATTTAGATCTTCTTGCGGGCAGAGGTCTACCTACAACTAAAGATAGGTCTTATATCATTGACATTTCTGGTAAAGTTATAGATGAAGACACAAACGAAGAACTAGAGGGTCTTGGCAAGCTTGCTCCAAC GGTTGAAAGGGTAAAGCATGGTTTTGGCATGAAAGTCCCCAAAACTATTTCGAAATGA